A window of the Henckelia pumila isolate YLH828 chromosome 3, ASM3356847v2, whole genome shotgun sequence genome harbors these coding sequences:
- the LOC140889793 gene encoding uncharacterized protein, producing the protein MTVTQEKSSTQTWMVYVDGSSTSTGSGAGIVVESPQGDKFQYAIKFLFPTTNNEAEYEFFIMGIKLALSVGAKRLTIHSESQLIVSQVNGNYEAKEDKMLGYLTQVNELLLRLDNYDVKQIPRMENESADRLAKLASSLANIDNRKITFLTYGKEETDGSNATIFCADSKEPS; encoded by the coding sequence ATGACAGTAACTCAAGAAAAAAGCTCCACCCAGACATGGATGGTTTATGTCGATGGGTCATCAACCTCTACAGGAAGCGGTGCAGGTATAGTTGTGGAGAGCCCACAAggagataaatttcaatatgccaTCAAATTTCTATTTCCGACAACGAATAATGAGGCagaatatgaatttttcatcATGGGAATTAAATTGGCCCTGTCGGTAGGAGCAAAGAGACTAACGATACACAGCGAATCTCAACTTATCGTCAGTCAAGTTAATGGAAATTATGAAGCGAAGGAAGATAAAATGCTTGGGTACCTCACTCAAGTGAATGAGCTTCTTTTACGTTTGGACAACTACGATGTGAAGCAGATACCTAGAATGGAAAATGAGTCAGCGGACCGCCTGGCCAAGTTAGCAAGCTCTTTGGCCAACATTGATAATAGAAAAATAACATTCTTAACATATGGCAAGGAAGAAACTGATGGAAGTAATGCTACAATCTTCTGTGCTGACAGCAAAGAACCTAGTTGA
- the LOC140889792 gene encoding uncharacterized protein, whose amino-acid sequence MRGNLPANQVDARKLRVRAARFTIIDGELYKRGFSSPYLKCLTPAKGNYVLREIHEGICGNHLADRALAGKALRQGYFWPTMKQDAIELAKHCHECQEHANFHHQTATILQPLESPLPFAQWGMDLLGPFPRATRQNQPTPPHLIATFSSLARAMA is encoded by the coding sequence ATGCGGGGTAACCTACCTGCTAACCAAGTCGACGCTCGAAAACTTAGAGTGAGAGCTGCTCGATTCACAATCATTGACGGAGAACTGTATAAAAGAGGTTTCTCTTCACCTTACCTAAAGTGCCTAACGCCAGCCAAAGGAAACTATGTGCTccgtgaaattcatgaaggaataTGTGGAAATCACTTAGCCGACAGAGCTCTCGCGGGGAAAGCATTGCGCCAAGGGTACTTTTGGCCAACGATGAAGCAAGACGCTATTGAGTTAGCAAAACATTGTCACGAATGTCAAGAGCATGCTAACTTCCATCACCAGACGGCTACAATCTTACAGCCCCTGGAAAGTCCTTTACCTTTTGCTCAATGGGGAATGGATTTGTTAGGTCCTTTTCCTCGTGCTACCAGACAGAATCAACCAACACCGCCGCACCTCATTGCCACCTTTTCTAGCCTTGCGCGAGCCATGGCTTGA